In the genome of Microcoleus vaginatus PCC 9802, the window AACTACTCGCGTCGCCGTGGTAGTTGTCGCCGTCACGGTACAATCAGATTTGCCGCGTAAATGTTTGGCTGTCGCAGTACCCACATAGCCGCAGCCGACGATCGCAACTTTCATAAAAAATTCTCCCTTGTGTCATACTCTCTAAAATTATTGCCGGTTTCCGCAGCCCTTGAATGCAGGTGCCGAAATCATTTCGAGCGGAGTTTTGTGAGAAAATGCAAAGCATCGTTATCAATCCGAGTAGCATCGTGTCCGAGAGAGATATTTTTGCCACCTCCTCAGAAAGCGAACTTTTAGCTTTTTATGGTTCTTTGTTTGCGATCGCAGCCGCCGATGGTTCCGTTGATATTGACGAACTAGATTTGTTGTTTAAAACCATAAATTTAGACAAATTTTCTGACTCTGCAAAGACTCAAATCCAATCCTACACAGCCCGTCCTCCATCACTCAGCGACTGTTTGCAAACACTCAGCCAGTCAGAAGAACCGCTGCGTTTGGGAGTCATGTATTTTTTAATTAACATTGCTGGGGCAAATAAGACGCTGCATCCCGGAGAAAGCGAGGCGATCCAATCCGCAAAAAAACTGCTGGCGGTTTCCGACTTACAAATCCAAGCCATGCAGGAATTCATCGCAGACATGAAACAAATACGAGAAGCCGCGCCCAATAAAAATCAGGCATCAGCCTCCTTCAATTCTGCTGTTTCCCAGCTCAAAAATAAGGGCATTCCTCTCGATTTAATCGACCGAAAAGGAACCACAACAAACCTCAGCAACCCCAAAATTAACTATTCAGATGAAAGTTTTTGGACTAAAATTAAAAACTTTGCTTTAACCGCAGGAAGAGAAGTAGTTGAAAAAGCTTTGATTCTCTACTATACGGCTGAAAACCCAAACGTGCCTGCTTGGGCAAAAGGAGTTGTAGTTGGAGCTTTGACGTATTTTATATCTCCTGTCGATGCCATTCCCGATATATTAGCCGGTATCGGATTTACCGACGATTTGGGAGTCTTGCTGGCGGCAATAGCTACTGTGTCAGTATACATTAATGCTGATACTAAAGAACAAGCAAAACAAAAAATGAAAGATTGGTTTGGCTAATAATATTATGTCCGGTGGAGCGTTTTGTTTGGGTCTGCATCGGAATAATATAATCTAAATAATATAGCAGTTGTCAATCCGATGAAATACAGGACACGGCAGTGCCGTGTCCCTACCCAATATCTGTAATTGACTCAACTGAAAACTTGATTATTGTGGATTCTCAGTCTTTAATCGGCTTGCCATCTCGATTGACAATACGGCTTTCACCATCCTTAGCCGTGACATTTTCATAAACCCCTTCATCCCGCTTCACGTACTTGCTGAAACCCGAATTTTTATAATCGGTGTCGGATGTCGGCTTCATCAACCTCGGAGCGCTCAGCAGTCGGCGTACCGGAGCATCTGCCGGAGTGTCCCCGGGTTCGCACTTAGCTAACTCGCACAGTTGGCCCCAAGTCGAAACTTCCAGGTTCATGCTGTGGGAAACTTCTAACTGCTGGTTGTTTTTGGGACAAAAATAATCGTATACAGGCATACTAAGAATCTCGTTTGCAACTACTAAAATTACTAATTGCACGGTAATTGAGAATATTATAGCTCAACATTACTAATAATTCAAGCCCAACAATCAAACTTTACTATTTTTAACGGTTGTTAAAACCTTAAATCAGCTATATTATTAACCCTGTGTGCTTGCTCCCGGATGCGATCGAGACAAAGCCCAAAACTACGCTACCCTGAAATCCTCTGAATCGATCCAACGATCGCACGATCGACGGCTAGCAAATGCCCGCAATACTTCCCTCAATGCCGTCACAGGATTGATCGTCATTTTCAGACTGTACGCAAATCACAGATTCTAAGTTTCAATTTTATTTATTTACTCACCAGCGAGGATTTACCGATGAGCGATTTCAAAGTTACGCCAGAAGTAGAGCTGAACACAGCTCAAATGTTGGAGCGATACCAACTGCAAGAGGAGACAACTCTGCGGCGTTGGGCAAAACTGCACGGCATCAACAGCACTCGCGGTTTCTTCTATCCCAGTGAAGTAGATTTGATGGATCACGCTCACCACCATCTTTACAATTTGGGAATGAGCATTGCTGACTACCAAAGTCTTTTAGATCGACGCCGCAGCCATTCCCAGACACCAGGCGACCACAATAAAACAGTAGCAAGTCAAGTTGCTGACGAAGCATACGATGCCATAGAAACGCTGACCGATCAGTATGCTGAAGCTATTGATTTAATGGGAGAACGTATAGCCGACCATTTCATAGATGAACTCGATTTATCTGTGATGCGGCACCTTTCTAAAAAAGTGCAAGACCGCCGCACTCTCAATGGTCAAGCTAAAAAGCCTAACCGTTTTCTCCAAGTGATTAAAGCCGTGTTGCAACCGAGCAGCGAAAATACGCTTCTGGTTCCCAAAAAAGAGAATGACTCTAGTTTAGAATTAGAACAGCATCATCGGCTTGGCTAGTCGCCGATTTTTGTGAAAGACTAAGAGACTTTTTGTCAAATTTACTGCTCAAATTTACTGAAAAGCCCCCGCGAACCCTCCCCTGGTCAAGGGGAGGGAGCAAGAGTCAAGTTTTTTATATTATGAAGGACAATTGAAGAGAATAAATTGAGGTTTCCCAGAAGTCTAAATTACTTTTCAACTGATGTTGGGTTTCCCGACTCAGCCCAACCTAATATAACTGGGGACTGATTGCGCGATCGCTAAAATTAGAGATAATATCTGCTGAATTGAACCTGTCAACCTCGCCCAAGGTAAAAAAATGATTAAATCCTGGATGGTAATTGGAGGCGTCGCCTTGATAGTAGCACTAGCTGCTAACATAATCCCGCCCAGCGACATCCAATGGTTCAACCGCTTGCGGCGTCCGAGATGGCTAGTATTTGAAAGAGCAATTCCCCTAATTTGGACAGTAATTTTTATTTGTGCAACTTGGTCAGCAGTGATTGTTTGGGAAAAAGAACCGGGAACTCAGGAGACTTGGCTGAGAATGGGTTTGTACCTGCTTTTAGAAATAGTAACTATGTCTTACACCTCGGTTATGTGCAAAGTTAGGAGCCTAAAAGTCGGCACAATAATCGGCGGAACGGGCGCTATTTTAAGCGTAATCCTAGCTTTAACTGTGTTGCCAGTTTCGGAGCCGGCCGCCCTGTTATTGCTGCCTTACATACTTTGGAGTCCGATCGGCACTTACACCACTTGGGTCATGATGCACCTCAATCCGGCGGATGTTTAGGCTCTGGAATTAGTCCTTTTAAGGGGATTGCAAGCATCGGGAAAAAGCACCTTTTTTCGGTAGTATCTACCTGCAACGCAGGTTTTAGTCAGCAAAGACTTGATGCAAAATAATAGTACAGTTGCACAACTGGAAGCTTATGATATCGGTAACCCAAGCTGCATGAACCAAGTGTGCTTGTCTATGTAACCGCGTTGAAAATGGATTTTGCCATCAACAACCTGAAAGAAGCCACAGCCTTCAGCGTAAAACTTTTGCCAGTTGGTAGGTTGCCACCAAACTCACCTAGAGATGTGCCGCCACCAGTCCACTCGACGATCGCCCACTCGCCATCCTCAAACAGATTCTCAACGTGCGTGTAATTGTCTCGAAAGGCTGGGAAGAAGGTAACAAAACTCTCAAGCAATGCCTCACGCCCGTTTAGAGGATCGCCAAAGGCAACTTGATGGTTCTGTGCATCCTCGTGATAAAGCTCGATCGGGGCGTAAGGGTCACGAGCGTTATAAGCAGAAACCCAGTCTTGGATCACTTGCTTGGGCCTTTTCACTTTTGGTTCCCTAATACAGATAAGTAAAGATATTGAGTAGCAGCTTATAACCCTCAAATTTACCGACTTGGAGACCTGCTAGGTGGCTCAGTTTCCGGGGGTTCGGGAGGGGGAGATTCAGCATCGGGAAGATTCAGCGACTCTTCCCAAACTTGGATTTGCGATCGAGCTTGCTCAAAAGCCCGAGTACCCGAGGGAATTTTTTTCAAAGTCGCGATCGCCCCAGCCAGATCCGACGACGACTGTTCCACACCAAGCGCCAAAATCCGCTGGCTCCACTCATCAATCGCCTCACTCGCCTGCCACCGGAGCGAACTCGACTCAGGCACCTCAAGGGCCAGCGCAATAGCCGTTTGCAGAGCCTCCGCAGTCCCCGCTCGGGCGGCCTGACGGGCGTTCTGCAAACCTTGCTCGCCCAGAAATTGAGCCTCCCAAGTCCGAATGTTCGATCGAGCTTCCTCATAAAGCACCCGTCCCGATCTAATCCGGCGGGCCATCTCAATTGCGCCCGCCAAATTGCCGCCCGCCGCTAGCTGCTGAGCTCTATCCAAAAACGGCTGGTCTTGAAGCCGCTGTCTCCTATCAAGCCAAGCTTGAATTTTGGTTTGAGCTTCCACGTAAAGCGCCCTACCTCTAGCAATCCGAGAAGCTTGAGCAACGGCCGCTTCTAGAGCATTCGGATCGCCCATACTCGCCAAATCGTTCGCTCTTTGCAAATACGGACTATCTTCCAGCAGCTCGATTTGACGACTCAAGCTGCTAATTTGACTGCGAGCTTCCTCAGAGCGGGGATTTGATTCCGGGACTGTTTGTAATTGCGCGATCGCAGCCCTCAAATCATTTACCCCACCCGGCGCCGCCAGCCTGCTTGCCAAATCCAAAACTTTCACATCAGCCCTTTCTTGCTGCCAGCGGCCGACTAAATCTTGAGCTTGTTTGTATAAAGGGCGGCCGGACTTCAACTTTTGAGCAATCTCGATCGCCTTGGAGAAACCCTCAACAGAGCCAGTCAAAGCCTGAGAAGTAGCATTCGCCAACTGGTTAAAATCCTCAACTTGCTCCCTTAAATTTGCAGTGTCGGGAATTTTGTTAGCGATCGCGATCGCCTGCTCCCAATCCCCCACCTGCAAGCGTTTTTGGGCGATTTCCAGAATTTTCTTGCTAAATTCCGCGATCGCCTTATTGGCAGCTTGATACAAATAACTCTTCTGACCAATTCCCTGAGCCAGCTTAATCCCCGTCACCAGATTGTCGAGACCTCCCTCCGAGGCTGTATTCCGGGCTTTGACCAACTTATTGCCCTCAGTCCGAGTCGCCTGAATTAGCTTAGTCAATTCCTCGTACTTAGTCGATTCCCAGAAAGTATTTCCCAAATCCAAAAGCAAAGTAGCTTGGCGGAAAGCCAGCGTCCACTCTTCCTTACGCAAGTGGTCTTCGGCCGTGCGGTAAATTTTCTCTGCATCGCTCCATATCGACTGCCACTTTTCAATCTGCTTTTCCACCGTCGGGTAAGCAGGAACGTTTTGAGGAACCTTGCGAGCGATCGCAATCGCCTGCTCCAGCTTTCCTTCTTGGAAACTAGCATTTCCCAGCCTGAGCATATCTTCCGACCACCGAGCGATTTGACCGTTAATTCTCGGCCGCAGCGGATGGTCTTGTGGCAAAGCATTCACTAATTCGATCGCCAACAGCAAATCATCTGCCGTCCGCTTGCTTGCTGCTTCTTGAGCGCAAAAAAAGCGATCGTTAGCAGAAGCCGTCGGCCAAAAAATCTTTGAGCAATTCGACTGCGAGGTCAGGTTGAGCAAAGACGCAATTGCCACAAACCCCATACCCACCGACAGCAGCAAACTCACCGCCAGCCAAAACTGCCACTTATTCGACCAGCTCCGCCACAACTTGTGTGGCCCGGGCGGCTGCGAGTTTTCCCCAGACAAATTCGGCCGTAGTTCCAAATGCCCTCCCGGCAGTTTTCCCGAAGTAACCAGCTCTCGGAGCTCTTTAAGTCGTTCAGCCCGGTTTTTCCTTGCTGGTAACCGCACCAGCGACGAAGTATCCTTTGTTGACTCCAAGGATTCTGATGCAGACCAACGGCCTGGTGTTTTGCGATCTTGACTCATATCCTCACCACAAACAACAACCAGCCTGTCTTAATTATTTCAAAACAGCGATCGCTGCTATTGACTGCTCTATAGAATGTATTCATCACTTTTAAATACTCCAGCAGGCGAAAGACTACAAGAGACGATCGCCAAACCACAAAAATCAAAATTTTGTGATTAGGTAATTGATAATGGGTAATTGGCAATTGGTCAAGGCCTTCATCCCGACTCGCACTCATTATTGCCAATTACACATTATTGTCTCAAGAACCGGATTTCGAGCGCAAATCGCCGATCAGTTCTGCAAGTTGGTCGCTGTTAGCTTTGTAAACCTCGTTGCAGAAATGGCAGGTAGCCTCAGCCCCCCCATCTTTTTCAATCATGTCTTGGAGTTCCGCTTCGCCCAACATTTTCAAAGCTCCCAAAACTCGATCGAACGAACAGCCGCAGTGAAACCGCACCATCTGAGTTTCCGGGAAAATTTCCAGGCCCATATCTCCCAGTAACTCTTCGAGAATCTGGTGCAGCGTTTTGCCCGATAGCAGCAGTGGCGTAAAGCCCGACAATTCAGCAACTCTAGATTCTAAAGTTTGCACCAATTTTTCGTCCGTTGCCGCCTTCGGCAGAACCTGCAACAGCACACCCCCAGACGCTTGTACCCCGCCCGCCCCCACAAACACCCCCAAAACCAGAGCCGAAGGCGTCTGCTCCGAGGTTGCCAAATAGTGAGTCAGATCGTCGCCAATTTCGCCGGAAACCAATTCTACCGTACTTGAGTAAGGGAAACCGTATCCAACGTCCCGCACCACGTACAAATAACCGTCCCCTATGGCCCCGCCCACATCGAGTTTGCCTTTAGCATTGGGTGGCAGTTCCACTTCGGGATTGTCCACATAACCTCGAACTGTTCCATCGAGTCCCGCATCAATCAGAAGCCCGCCCAGCGGCCCATCTCCTTTGATGCGAATGTTGACTCTCGATTCGGGCCGCTTCATGCTGGAGGCAAGTAACAGCCCTGCCGACATCGTGCGCCCGAGGGCCGCTGTAGCCACGTAGGAGAGCTTGTGCCGCTGTCTTGCTTCTTCGGTAAGGCGGGTGGAAATGACGGCTACAGCGCGAATTCCGCCCTCTGCGGCTGTAGCGCGAATTAATTGATCGGCCATGAAAAACCTTACTTTGTCTTTTGATACCTTCTTGAACTATTTTAGAAGTTCTTGAAGGTTGTGGCAGAAGATAGCAGCAGTTGACTCGGCGGGCCTGGGAGTGCGATCGAACTTCAGAACTCGCCTCTGTTTTCTATAAAACCTCGATCGACTAACTATTTATTAACAAATAGGCTGATTGATTCTTCCACTTAAATATTTATTTAATATGCCCGCAATAACGACTGCATTTATTTTCCATTATCTACCCGGTTATCAGTCCTTTTAAAACAACTAACAACTCATGACTAATGACTAACAACTACTCACTAACAACTAAAGCTTATCTTGGCGCTAACCAGACGATTACCAAATCTTTACCTTGGCCGGCTAGAGTGAGAGGCGTAGGTCTCAGACCAGTGTTTTTTAGCTGGAAATAACGGATATGCCATTAACATCCAAAGCACTTTTAGCGGAAATCCAGCATAACACAGGAGCGAGCCGAAACTTGCATTTTTATGCTAAGGGGGAAACCATTCCTATGATGTCGCACGGTCTTTGGCGAGTCTGTCAAGGTCTAGCACAACTGAGCACGCTTTATCCAACCGGGGAAGAAGGACTTTTGGGTTGGGTTGGGCCTTCGATGTGCTTCGGTTTGTGGTTGACAAGCTTGCAGACTTACCGAGCTACGGCGACATCAGATATTTATTTGATGTGGTATTCTATGGTGGAAATCGAAGCTTCTCCTCAATTGGCTCACGAGTTGCTGCCTCAAATGGTACGACGACTGCGGCAAATGGAAGCAATTTTAGCGATCGCCGGACAGCGGCGAGTAGATGACCGTTTGTATCAGCTACTGCTATTATTGCAACAGGAATTCGGTCAGCCTGTGGTTGAGGGAACTCGTTTGAATATCCGCTTGACACATCAAGATATTGCTAATGCGATTTGCACGACGCGGGTAACAGTAACTCGAATGCTGGGAAAATTGCAGCAGCAAGGGTTAATCAGTCGAGATGGCGATCGGCATTTAATTCTTAACAAAGATGTTTTTGCGTCCACATCGGATTTGTTTGGCTG includes:
- a CDS encoding DUF1232 domain-containing protein yields the protein MSERDIFATSSESELLAFYGSLFAIAAADGSVDIDELDLLFKTINLDKFSDSAKTQIQSYTARPPSLSDCLQTLSQSEEPLRLGVMYFLINIAGANKTLHPGESEAIQSAKKLLAVSDLQIQAMQEFIADMKQIREAAPNKNQASASFNSAVSQLKNKGIPLDLIDRKGTTTNLSNPKINYSDESFWTKIKNFALTAGREVVEKALILYYTAENPNVPAWAKGVVVGALTYFISPVDAIPDILAGIGFTDDLGVLLAAIATVSVYINADTKEQAKQKMKDWFG
- a CDS encoding zinc ribbon domain-containing protein, translating into MQLVILVVANEILSMPVYDYFCPKNNQQLEVSHSMNLEVSTWGQLCELAKCEPGDTPADAPVRRLLSAPRLMKPTSDTDYKNSGFSKYVKRDEGVYENVTAKDGESRIVNRDGKPIKD
- a CDS encoding TspO protein; translated protein: MIKSWMVIGGVALIVALAANIIPPSDIQWFNRLRRPRWLVFERAIPLIWTVIFICATWSAVIVWEKEPGTQETWLRMGLYLLLEIVTMSYTSVMCKVRSLKVGTIIGGTGAILSVILALTVLPVSEPAALLLLPYILWSPIGTYTTWVMMHLNPADV
- the hslO gene encoding Hsp33 family molecular chaperone HslO: MADQLIRATAAEGGIRAVAVISTRLTEEARQRHKLSYVATAALGRTMSAGLLLASSMKRPESRVNIRIKGDGPLGGLLIDAGLDGTVRGYVDNPEVELPPNAKGKLDVGGAIGDGYLYVVRDVGYGFPYSSTVELVSGEIGDDLTHYLATSEQTPSALVLGVFVGAGGVQASGGVLLQVLPKAATDEKLVQTLESRVAELSGFTPLLLSGKTLHQILEELLGDMGLEIFPETQMVRFHCGCSFDRVLGALKMLGEAELQDMIEKDGGAEATCHFCNEVYKANSDQLAELIGDLRSKSGS
- a CDS encoding Crp/Fnr family transcriptional regulator; amino-acid sequence: MPLTSKALLAEIQHNTGASRNLHFYAKGETIPMMSHGLWRVCQGLAQLSTLYPTGEEGLLGWVGPSMCFGLWLTSLQTYRATATSDIYLMWYSMVEIEASPQLAHELLPQMVRRLRQMEAILAIAGQRRVDDRLYQLLLLLQQEFGQPVVEGTRLNIRLTHQDIANAICTTRVTVTRMLGKLQQQGLISRDGDRHLILNKDVFASTSDLFGCNPQAV